A stretch of the Bradyrhizobium sp. CCBAU 53351 genome encodes the following:
- a CDS encoding thioesterase family protein has translation MNAIFKPEGRQFRATEHAGGPWSPDMLQGSATTALMAREVERLAAASGFAVRRLTFDLWRPAGLRAFGTIAELLRDGPKAKTLQVRLMDGETEIGRCTALLTAPSGESPVDPFARPVAVDEAPEAGSPPPAFAQKWSRYFQNVSVRLIEGALEQPGPAAAWMRLDAPLVEGEPNTPLLQAVQAADFSSGVAQIVDMRDWTFINPEISLYFFRPPEDEWILIRAATRVGANGAGLTTATLSDRKGPFAEVMQAMSFERREAAQAQAS, from the coding sequence ATGAATGCCATTTTCAAGCCGGAAGGCCGGCAATTCCGGGCCACCGAGCATGCCGGCGGGCCATGGTCGCCGGACATGTTGCAGGGTAGCGCCACCACCGCGCTGATGGCTCGCGAGGTCGAGCGCCTCGCCGCCGCCTCCGGCTTTGCGGTGCGGCGCCTGACTTTCGATCTGTGGCGGCCGGCGGGCCTGCGTGCCTTCGGCACCATTGCCGAATTGCTGCGCGACGGCCCCAAGGCCAAGACCTTGCAGGTGCGGCTGATGGACGGCGAGACCGAGATCGGCCGTTGCACGGCGCTGCTGACGGCACCGAGCGGAGAATCGCCCGTCGATCCCTTCGCAAGGCCCGTAGCCGTCGACGAGGCACCCGAAGCAGGCAGCCCGCCGCCGGCCTTCGCGCAGAAATGGAGCCGCTATTTCCAGAACGTCTCGGTGCGGCTGATCGAGGGCGCACTGGAGCAGCCGGGCCCGGCGGCGGCCTGGATGCGGCTCGATGCGCCGCTGGTCGAGGGCGAGCCGAACACGCCGTTGCTGCAGGCGGTGCAGGCCGCGGACTTTTCCAGCGGCGTTGCGCAGATCGTCGACATGCGCGACTGGACCTTCATCAACCCCGAGATCAGCCTCTACTTCTTCCGTCCGCCGGAGGACGAATGGATCCTGATCCGCGCGGCCACGCGCGTCGGCGCCAACGGCGCGGGCCTCACCACGGCGACATTGAGCGACCGCAAGGGTCCATTCGCGGAGGTGATGCAGGCCATGAGCTTCGAGCGGCGCGAGGCCGCGCAAGCTCAGGCGTCCTGA